In one window of Microbacterium dextranolyticum DNA:
- a CDS encoding IS3 family transposase (programmed frameshift), producing the protein MAKPYPREFRDDVVAVARKGQAPLAQIAKDFGISEGSLSNWMKRADVEDGKRAGLTDDERKQLREANKRIRLLEQENEVLRRAAAYLSQANLPKIVFPLVHEMAAAGAPVRVPVAVALRVLGLSRQGYYQWLKDPVSQRDWDDAHLIDVLYDLHADDVTLGYRFLTDELESEHGISASENRVHRLCRIAGIHASHHRKRSKPGSTGPAPHDDLLAVVDEHGVIRHEFIADGPNKVWLWDISEHPTREGKLYICAIKDVWSNKIVGYSIDTRMKSSLARAAMRNAIALRSPDGTICHSDRGGQFRAKRTQNLLRNNGLVGSMGRSYGAGDNASMESFFSLLQKNVLNTRRWDTRADLRLAIVTWIETKYNRRRRQRGLGKLTPAEFEMIYKDAEAA; encoded by the exons GTGGCAAAGCCTTATCCCCGAGAGTTCCGCGATGATGTCGTGGCCGTGGCCCGGAAGGGTCAGGCGCCGCTGGCGCAGATCGCGAAGGACTTCGGTATCTCCGAAGGCTCGTTGAGCAACTGGATGAAGCGGGCCGACGTCGAGGACGGCAAGCGTGCCGGCCTGACCGACGACGAGCGCAAGCAGCTGCGTGAGGCGAATAAGCGGATCCGGTTGTTGGAGCAGGAGAACGAGGTGCTGCGGCGGGCCGCGGCGTATCTGTCGCAGGCGAACCTGCCG AAAATAGTCTTCCCGCTCGTCCACGAGATGGCTGCGGCCGGTGCTCCCGTGCGGGTGCCGGTCGCGGTGGCGTTGCGGGTCCTCGGCCTGTCCAGGCAGGGGTACTACCAGTGGCTCAAAGACCCGGTCTCCCAGCGGGACTGGGACGACGCGCACCTGATCGATGTGCTCTACGACCTCCATGCCGACGACGTCACGCTCGGCTACAGGTTCCTCACCGATGAGCTCGAGTCCGAGCACGGGATCTCCGCGAGCGAGAACCGGGTGCACCGACTCTGCCGGATCGCGGGCATCCACGCGTCGCACCACCGCAAGCGCAGCAAACCCGGCAGCACGGGACCTGCGCCGCATGATGACCTCCTCGCGGTCGTCGACGAGCACGGCGTCATCCGGCACGAGTTCATCGCCGACGGGCCGAACAAGGTCTGGCTCTGGGACATCTCAGAACACCCGACCAGAGAAGGCAAGCTCTACATCTGCGCGATCAAAGACGTCTGGTCGAACAAGATCGTCGGTTACTCCATCGACACCCGCATGAAGTCATCTCTCGCCCGCGCGGCGATGCGCAACGCGATCGCGTTGCGCTCACCTGACGGCACGATCTGCCACTCCGACAGAGGCGGCCAGTTCCGCGCGAAACGCACCCAGAACCTGCTCCGCAACAACGGGCTCGTCGGCTCCATGGGCAGATCCTACGGCGCCGGGGACAACGCGAGTATGGAGAGCTTCTTCAGTCTCCTCCAGAAGAACGTACTCAACACGAGACGCTGGGACACCCGCGCCGATCTCCGCCTCGCGATCGTCACCTGGATCGAAACGAAGTACAACCGAAGGCGCCGGCAGCGCGGCCTCGGCAAACTCACCCCCGCCGAGTTTGAGATGATCTACAAGGACGCAGAAGCGGCCTGA
- a CDS encoding IS3 family transposase (programmed frameshift), with product MGRPSKYPRELRERAVRMVAEVRSDYPSEYAAMTAVAQMLGVGSPETIRTWIRRQQVDAGDRPGVTTDAAVEIKRLKRENAELRRANEILKAASGFLRGRTRPATQAIVGFIDAHKDRADGGLRWGVESICAVLTQHGVKIAPSTYYDARDRGPSPRIVSDERWKPIILTTWQTHRKVLGARKLWLRLRRDGHDIARCTVERLMRELGIAGVVRGKRKRPVDADLRETRPADLVDRHFARFRTNQLWVADFTYVWTWSGWVYVAFVFDAHSRRIIGWRAATSMTTPLVLDCLDMALFTRRREGVTGFAGLTHHTDAGSVYTSIAFTDRLVDEGIDPSVGSVGDAYDNSLAESQIGLYKSELIHHDGPWRDIDQVEAATASWVLWFNTERTHGSIDDLTPLEVEQLDYARNEPVGKAG from the exons ATGGGACGTCCCAGTAAGTACCCGCGCGAGCTTCGTGAGCGCGCTGTCCGTATGGTCGCCGAGGTGCGATCCGACTATCCGAGCGAGTACGCCGCGATGACCGCTGTCGCGCAGATGCTCGGCGTCGGGTCGCCAGAAACGATCCGCACCTGGATCCGCAGGCAGCAGGTCGACGCGGGCGACCGGCCCGGAGTCACGACCGACGCCGCGGTGGAGATCAAGCGACTAAAGCGGGAGAACGCGGAACTGCGGCGGGCGAACGAGATCTTGAAGGCGGCCTCGG GCTTTCTTCGCGGCCGAACTCGACCGGCCACACAAGCGATAGTCGGCTTCATCGACGCGCACAAGGACCGCGCCGACGGAGGGCTCCGATGGGGTGTCGAGTCGATCTGCGCCGTGCTCACCCAGCACGGCGTGAAGATCGCCCCATCGACCTACTACGACGCGAGAGATCGCGGTCCGTCACCGCGGATCGTGTCGGACGAGAGGTGGAAGCCGATCATCCTGACCACGTGGCAGACGCACCGGAAGGTGCTCGGGGCCCGGAAGCTCTGGCTGCGGTTGCGTCGCGACGGGCACGACATCGCCCGCTGCACGGTCGAACGCCTCATGCGCGAGCTCGGGATCGCCGGTGTCGTCCGCGGGAAACGGAAGCGTCCCGTGGATGCGGATCTGCGGGAGACCAGGCCCGCCGACCTCGTCGACCGGCACTTCGCCCGGTTCCGCACGAACCAGCTCTGGGTCGCCGACTTCACCTACGTCTGGACGTGGTCCGGATGGGTCTACGTCGCGTTCGTGTTCGACGCGCACTCCCGCCGCATCATCGGGTGGAGAGCGGCGACCTCGATGACAACTCCGCTCGTGCTCGACTGCCTCGACATGGCTCTGTTCACCCGCCGCCGCGAAGGCGTCACCGGGTTCGCCGGGCTCACGCACCACACCGACGCCGGCAGCGTCTACACCTCGATTGCCTTCACGGACCGGCTCGTCGACGAAGGCATCGACCCCTCGGTCGGGTCCGTCGGCGACGCCTACGACAACTCCCTCGCGGAATCGCAGATCGGGCTCTACAAGTCCGAGCTCATCCACCACGACGGGCCCTGGCGCGACATCGACCAGGTCGAGGCGGCAACCGCGTCCTGGGTGCTGTGGTTCAACACGGAGCGCACCCACGGCTCCATCGACGACCTCACACCCCTTGAGGTCGAGCAGCTCGACTACGCTCGCAACGAACCGGTCGGAAAAGCCGGCTGA
- a CDS encoding PIN domain-containing protein, with protein sequence MFTAALDTSVLWPSLQRDFLLSLAIEGTYRPTWSSAILDELRFHEEAKFVKRGMPVAEAARRAATLIAAMRREFADAEVDGWQPLEGTFGLPDPDDEHVLAAAVIAGAGAIVTENLKDFPADRIPPGIQVLSAREFAKNTVALNPRLALAAVHEIASRSGRYGATLAVGEILETLRDRYGMIEAVDMMTEAESA encoded by the coding sequence ATGTTCACGGCCGCTCTCGACACGAGCGTGCTGTGGCCGAGCCTGCAGCGCGACTTCCTTCTTTCCCTCGCCATCGAGGGCACCTACCGACCCACATGGAGTTCGGCGATTCTCGACGAACTCCGGTTCCACGAGGAAGCCAAGTTTGTGAAGCGTGGGATGCCTGTAGCGGAGGCTGCCCGCCGCGCCGCGACCCTCATTGCCGCGATGCGCCGAGAGTTCGCCGACGCAGAAGTTGATGGGTGGCAACCGCTCGAGGGTACTTTCGGGCTGCCCGATCCCGACGACGAGCATGTGCTCGCTGCGGCTGTCATCGCGGGAGCCGGCGCGATCGTCACCGAGAATCTCAAGGACTTCCCCGCCGACCGGATTCCGCCGGGCATCCAGGTGCTCAGCGCCAGGGAGTTCGCGAAGAACACTGTCGCGCTCAACCCGCGGCTCGCGCTCGCCGCGGTGCACGAGATCGCGAGCCGGTCTGGCCGCTACGGCGCGACGCTCGCCGTCGGCGAGATTCTCGAGACTCTGCGAGACAGGTACGGAATGATCGAAGCCGTCGACATGATGACTGAAGCCGAGTCGGCGTAG
- the dld gene encoding D-lactate dehydrogenase — MTQPGQTTTTSHEAIDAFKRIVGDEHVLTSERATRPFSKGYRFGGGPVFAVVRPGTLVEMWRALQVSVDNNLIVIPQASNTGLTGGSGPGFQDYDRPIVIISTHRIDEVHLINDAREAISLAGTPLTHLTDALAKHQREPHSVIGSTSIGASVIGGIANNSGGSQIRKGPAFTREAIFARVNDDGKVELVNHLGISLGDDPEVALDRLQRGEWSPEDVTPAPEDSNETEYAEHLRKIVPSPARYNANPEYLFEASGSAGKLMVFAVRTRTFPREVHPTVFYIGTNNTHELEEIRRLFLEADMPLPISGEYMGRSAFDLAEKYGKDTFVFLKFMSPALQTRMFSFKTWANGLFSKIPGIGPTFADTVSQAMFSVLPNQLPKRMMEYRNRFEHHLLLTVSESQKAASEKMLKEFFAEPEHTGEFFICTSDEEKSASLNRFGAASAATRYAALKRRHIAGLIPIDVALRRDDWNWLEVLPEEIDDQLEVKAYYGHFFCHVMHQDYVAKQGVDPEALHDRIQHLLEERGAKLPAEHNYGRIYKLPESMEEHFKELDPTNTFNAGIGGTSPHKDWA, encoded by the coding sequence ATGACGCAACCAGGACAGACCACCACGACTTCGCACGAAGCGATCGATGCGTTCAAGAGAATCGTCGGCGACGAACATGTACTGACCTCTGAGCGTGCCACGAGGCCATTCAGCAAAGGCTATCGATTCGGCGGAGGACCAGTCTTCGCCGTGGTGCGCCCCGGCACGCTGGTCGAGATGTGGCGGGCGCTGCAGGTATCCGTCGACAACAACCTCATCGTCATCCCGCAGGCATCGAACACGGGCCTGACTGGTGGATCCGGCCCCGGCTTCCAAGACTACGATCGCCCCATTGTGATCATCTCGACTCACCGCATCGATGAGGTGCACCTCATCAACGACGCGCGCGAGGCGATCTCGCTCGCGGGCACCCCGCTGACACACCTGACCGACGCGCTCGCCAAGCACCAGCGCGAGCCGCACTCGGTGATCGGGTCGACATCAATCGGCGCCTCGGTCATCGGCGGCATCGCGAACAACTCGGGCGGCAGCCAGATTCGCAAGGGTCCGGCATTCACGCGCGAAGCGATCTTCGCCCGCGTCAACGACGACGGCAAGGTCGAGCTGGTCAATCACCTGGGCATCTCGCTCGGAGACGACCCTGAGGTCGCACTCGACCGTCTACAGCGCGGCGAGTGGTCTCCCGAGGATGTCACCCCAGCTCCCGAAGACTCGAACGAGACCGAGTACGCCGAGCACTTGCGCAAGATCGTGCCTTCGCCTGCTCGCTACAATGCGAACCCCGAGTACCTGTTCGAGGCATCCGGCTCGGCCGGCAAGCTGATGGTGTTCGCGGTGCGCACCCGCACCTTCCCCCGCGAAGTGCACCCGACCGTGTTTTACATCGGCACGAACAACACGCACGAGCTCGAAGAGATCCGTCGGTTGTTCCTCGAAGCCGACATGCCGCTGCCTATCTCTGGTGAGTACATGGGCCGCAGTGCCTTCGACTTGGCCGAGAAGTACGGCAAAGACACCTTCGTCTTCCTGAAGTTCATGAGTCCAGCGCTGCAGACGCGCATGTTCTCGTTCAAGACGTGGGCCAACGGCTTGTTCTCGAAGATTCCCGGCATTGGTCCGACCTTCGCCGACACGGTATCGCAAGCCATGTTCAGCGTGCTGCCCAACCAGCTGCCCAAGCGCATGATGGAGTACCGCAACCGTTTCGAGCATCACCTGCTGCTCACCGTCAGCGAGTCGCAGAAGGCCGCGAGCGAGAAGATGCTCAAGGAGTTCTTCGCAGAGCCCGAGCACACTGGTGAGTTCTTCATCTGCACGTCTGATGAAGAAAAGAGCGCGTCGCTCAACCGGTTCGGCGCGGCCAGTGCCGCCACTCGCTACGCCGCGTTGAAGCGCCGGCACATCGCAGGGCTCATCCCCATCGATGTGGCCCTGCGTCGCGACGATTGGAACTGGCTCGAGGTGCTGCCGGAGGAGATCGACGACCAGCTTGAGGTCAAGGCGTATTACGGGCACTTCTTCTGCCATGTGATGCACCAGGACTATGTCGCCAAGCAGGGCGTGGATCCCGAGGCGCTGCACGACCGCATCCAGCACCTGCTGGAGGAGCGCGGCGCGAAGCTGCCCGCCGAGCACAACTACGGTCGCATCTACAAGCTGCCGGAGTCCATGGAAGAGCACTTCAAGGAGCTCGATCCGACGAATACGTTCAACGCCGGTATCGGCGGCACGTCGCCGCACAAGGACTGGGCCTAA
- a CDS encoding helix-turn-helix domain-containing protein: MLDFLTAHEAAGRALPEPRYFLAGARPGDQVELPEEVYLALRKIVDAMQSGLAVSVVPQATRLTTQQAADLLNVSRPTVVKLLDEGEIPFEKAGTHRRVILADLLAYRERRRARQYDMLAATRDTLDEDNLEQTLEDLKAARKAVAAKRAVRA, translated from the coding sequence GTGCTGGACTTCCTCACCGCTCACGAGGCCGCCGGTCGAGCTCTTCCCGAACCGCGGTACTTCCTCGCGGGCGCACGCCCAGGAGACCAGGTGGAGCTTCCGGAAGAGGTCTACCTCGCGCTCCGCAAGATCGTGGACGCGATGCAGAGCGGGCTGGCGGTGTCCGTCGTGCCGCAGGCGACACGGCTCACCACCCAGCAGGCGGCGGATCTGCTGAACGTGAGCCGCCCGACAGTCGTGAAGCTGCTCGACGAAGGTGAGATCCCGTTCGAGAAGGCCGGCACGCACCGCCGCGTCATCCTCGCGGATCTCCTCGCGTACCGGGAGCGACGCCGCGCTCGCCAGTACGACATGCTCGCCGCCACGCGCGACACCCTCGACGAAGACAACCTCGAGCAGACGCTCGAGGACCTCAAAGCGGCCCGGAAGGCAGTCGCAGCGAAGCGGGCCGTCCGAGCCTGA